The Desulfomonilaceae bacterium genome contains a region encoding:
- a CDS encoding radical SAM protein produces MRRPRILLVNPWIHDFAAYDLWAKPLGLMVLGSMLRENGWETMLVDCVDPDHPSLRAAGSSAGSRGKFHKTPLEKPEPLKSVPRSFSRYGVDIDEIRNDLENLERPSAIVVSSLMTYWHTGLAETVELLRAVFEGTPIILGGVYASLMPDHARKTIRVDEVSPGPGEFSLNEALFRWTSLEPKRSQIKADLGFSPDLDLLRSVRFIPLLTSRGCPYRCAYCASRIVQPEYRRRKPAEVISEIEANVAKYRVDEIVLYDDAFLCAADKHALPILGAFASSSPQLKWHTPNGLHVSEINPRVALSMKKAGFKTIRLGLESASDDFHLISGQKTTWSDFVRAVGCLREAGFGRLDVGAYILVGLPGQSRLEIERDVEEALNAGAYPRLAEYSPIPGSTLWPQSVKTSRYPIETEPLFQNCSLLPVAEPEVNWEFLSQTRKMIRESLES; encoded by the coding sequence ATGAGACGTCCCCGTATTCTCTTAGTAAACCCATGGATTCACGACTTCGCAGCCTACGATCTTTGGGCCAAGCCTCTTGGTTTGATGGTTCTAGGGTCAATGTTACGTGAAAACGGCTGGGAGACAATGTTGGTGGATTGTGTAGATCCGGATCATCCATCTCTCCGCGCGGCTGGGAGTTCCGCCGGGTCTAGGGGCAAATTCCATAAGACTCCGCTGGAAAAACCGGAGCCTTTGAAATCCGTCCCGAGAAGTTTTTCCAGGTACGGGGTAGATATCGATGAAATAAGGAACGATCTCGAAAACCTGGAACGTCCTTCAGCAATAGTTGTCTCATCATTAATGACATATTGGCACACCGGCCTGGCTGAAACGGTGGAACTGCTAAGAGCCGTTTTTGAAGGAACGCCCATAATCCTCGGGGGTGTTTATGCGTCATTAATGCCTGACCACGCAAGAAAAACCATTCGTGTGGATGAAGTTTCACCGGGGCCTGGCGAATTTTCCCTGAATGAAGCGTTATTCCGCTGGACATCACTTGAGCCGAAAAGGAGCCAGATCAAGGCTGATTTAGGTTTCTCTCCTGATCTCGATCTGTTGAGGTCAGTGCGTTTTATCCCTTTGTTGACATCTCGAGGCTGCCCTTACCGATGCGCTTATTGCGCTTCCAGGATAGTCCAGCCGGAGTATCGCCGTAGAAAACCGGCCGAGGTGATTTCCGAGATTGAAGCAAACGTAGCCAAGTATAGAGTGGATGAGATCGTCTTGTATGACGACGCTTTTCTCTGCGCCGCAGACAAACACGCCCTACCTATCCTCGGCGCTTTCGCTTCCTCTAGTCCCCAACTGAAATGGCATACCCCCAATGGCCTTCATGTATCGGAGATAAATCCCAGGGTGGCGTTATCTATGAAAAAGGCGGGTTTTAAGACTATAAGGCTGGGATTGGAGAGCGCTTCGGACGATTTTCACTTGATTTCGGGACAAAAGACTACATGGAGCGACTTTGTCAGGGCAGTTGGATGTTTAAGAGAAGCCGGATTTGGCCGTTTGGATGTAGGCGCCTATATACTGGTTGGGTTGCCGGGACAGTCCAGACTTGAAATTGAGCGTGATGTTGAAGAAGCGCTTAACGCCGGAGCTTATCCCAGACTGGCCGAATATTCCCCAATTCCAGGTTCGACATTGTGGCCTCAATCGGTAAAGACAAGCAGGTATCCGATTGAGACCGAACCGCTTTTTCAGAACTGTTCTCTGCTGCCCGTAGCTGAGCCGGAGGTTAACTGGGAATTTTTGTCTCAAACCAGAAAAATGATACGGGAAAGCCTAGAATCATAG
- a CDS encoding FAD-dependent oxidoreductase, translating into MAQPKDVVGAALVVGGGIAGVQASLDLAESGYKVYLVESQTGIGGRMAQLDKTFPTNDCSTCIFSPKLVTVGQNPNIELLSYSEVDDIQGDAGRFKVRIRQKSRYIRKDRCKACGDCATACPVKVPNSFDQDLSKRSATYRLFPQTIPQTFVIDKADRAPCVMACPAHINAQGYVALISKGKYKEAVELIYENLPLPGVLGRVCPHPCEKVCRRAEKDQPISICKLKRFAADQVDYSTLNVPEITPRDEKVAIIGSGPAGLSAAYYLALKGYKASVFEAAPVMGGWLRVGIPEYRLPRDILEKEINHILSLGVEAKTNSALGKDFTIEDLKNQGFKAVFLGVGCQKGARLAIPGEDTTGVIQGVDFLKDAALGKKFEGVKKAVVIGGGNVAVDAARTLVRLGAESTILYRRSRAEMPAFEEEVHAALAEGVKIEFLAAPVEVVVSDGKVTGLKAVRMELGEPDASGRRRPVPVVGSEYVVNADTIIPAIGQVIDPSLWDTAGSLSQTRKNTIECDKVTFATSIEGVFAGGDAVSGPATVVEAVAAGKEVAESIHRFINGMDLAEGRPVKYPENPEYPPIPEEIKTEPRAVNPEIEPSQRKGFREVELALAEEEAQREANRCLNCGVCSECMECVKACPAQAIDHSMEDSFMDVEVGSVILSTGYEMIDPSKIRGEFSYGVAPNVLTNMEFERMLSASGPNAGEVKRPSDDKHPKKVAWIQCVGSRDAQKGMPHCSSICCMASIKEAVIAKEHDTNIEPTIFYMDIRAYGKDFDAYYERAKDSGAVRFIRSMVSRVVEDPLTHNLQITYVDEDQKFVTETFDMVVLAVGLKTSEQSIEMANKLGIGLNESKFAATTSFEPVSTNRPGIFVAGMFQGPKDIPQTVMEASAAAGASSKLLAAARNTLAIKQEFPPQRDVSGEEPRIGVFICRCGINIANVVDVPRVVEHVKTLPNVVFADEKLFTCSQDTQEQFLEIIRDHNLNRVVVSACSPRTHEPMFQLTMEKAGLNPYLFTMTNIRDQCSWVHAHNKEGATLKAMDLARMAIARARRLAPLQKSKMDVVHDALILGGGVSGMTAALNLADQGFYTYLVEKSEKFGGNALFIERTIQGEPIKPFMDGLINRVENHPKIEVFKNSSFTNLSGHVGHFKGSIINGNGSEKVIDFGVAVIATGAAESKPKEYLFGESKAVETQHSLEERIMAGDPTLKNIKNAVFIQCVGSRDEERPYCSKVCCSGSVRLASRLREINPDAKIYILFRDLRTYGLLEKFYTESRKTGAIFVRFDPESKPVCELAGDKVKVTVKDPTLNTDMTIMADLVTLAAGIDPAETNKQMGQLFKVTVNSYGYFVEAHMKLRPVDFTTEGVFLAGMAHYPKPIDESIAQATAAAQRASILISQEQLTFPGVISKVDPDKCAVCLTCVRLCPYGAPFINEDHKAEIVPALCQGCGICSSVCPGNAIDLQHFRDDQVFAEIDTLLVKEAS; encoded by the coding sequence ATGGCCCAACCGAAGGATGTTGTAGGCGCCGCTCTTGTCGTCGGAGGCGGCATAGCAGGTGTTCAGGCCTCTTTAGACCTGGCTGAATCAGGTTATAAGGTCTACCTGGTAGAAAGTCAGACAGGTATTGGTGGCAGGATGGCTCAACTCGACAAGACCTTCCCCACAAACGACTGCTCCACCTGTATATTTTCTCCCAAACTGGTTACCGTGGGCCAAAACCCTAATATTGAGCTTTTGTCCTATAGCGAGGTTGACGATATCCAGGGCGACGCAGGCAGGTTCAAGGTCCGCATCAGGCAAAAATCCCGATATATTCGAAAAGACCGCTGCAAGGCATGTGGGGATTGCGCTACCGCATGCCCCGTAAAAGTCCCTAACAGCTTTGATCAGGATTTGAGCAAACGCTCCGCAACCTATCGATTATTCCCGCAGACAATTCCTCAGACTTTCGTAATAGATAAGGCCGACAGGGCTCCATGCGTCATGGCGTGTCCCGCGCATATCAACGCTCAGGGTTACGTGGCGTTGATAAGCAAAGGGAAGTATAAGGAGGCTGTTGAGCTGATCTATGAGAACCTCCCACTCCCCGGAGTTTTGGGTAGGGTATGTCCACACCCTTGTGAAAAGGTTTGCAGGAGAGCGGAAAAAGACCAGCCCATATCAATATGCAAGTTAAAGAGATTTGCGGCTGATCAGGTGGACTACTCGACGCTGAATGTTCCGGAAATTACTCCTCGTGATGAAAAGGTCGCTATAATCGGTTCCGGCCCTGCTGGTCTTTCCGCGGCCTATTATCTTGCTCTAAAAGGCTACAAGGCCTCCGTATTTGAGGCCGCTCCCGTTATGGGAGGATGGCTACGGGTAGGAATCCCCGAATACAGACTGCCCAGAGATATCCTAGAAAAAGAAATCAACCACATCCTGAGTCTCGGAGTCGAGGCAAAAACCAACTCCGCTCTTGGTAAGGACTTCACTATAGAAGACCTTAAAAACCAGGGCTTCAAGGCCGTTTTCCTCGGAGTCGGCTGCCAGAAAGGCGCTCGACTGGCGATACCCGGCGAAGACACTACCGGTGTGATTCAGGGAGTAGATTTTCTGAAAGACGCGGCTTTGGGGAAAAAGTTCGAAGGCGTCAAGAAAGCGGTTGTCATCGGTGGTGGAAATGTAGCCGTTGACGCTGCGAGAACCCTTGTTCGGCTCGGAGCGGAATCAACAATTCTTTACCGAAGATCAAGGGCGGAAATGCCAGCCTTCGAGGAAGAAGTTCACGCCGCTCTCGCAGAAGGAGTCAAGATCGAATTTCTTGCTGCTCCTGTTGAGGTTGTAGTGTCAGACGGAAAAGTCACTGGGCTTAAGGCTGTCCGTATGGAATTGGGTGAACCCGACGCAAGCGGTCGACGACGACCCGTTCCAGTGGTGGGATCCGAGTATGTTGTAAACGCTGACACCATTATCCCGGCCATAGGGCAGGTCATTGACCCGAGCCTTTGGGATACCGCCGGATCTTTAAGCCAAACCAGAAAAAACACCATTGAATGTGACAAGGTCACATTCGCTACTTCTATAGAGGGAGTATTCGCTGGAGGAGACGCTGTTTCCGGTCCGGCTACCGTTGTAGAGGCGGTGGCGGCGGGAAAGGAAGTCGCTGAGTCTATCCACAGATTTATTAATGGAATGGATCTGGCGGAAGGGCGACCGGTCAAGTATCCCGAGAATCCGGAATACCCTCCAATCCCGGAAGAGATCAAAACCGAACCCAGGGCCGTTAACCCGGAGATAGAACCATCCCAAAGAAAAGGCTTCCGGGAGGTTGAACTGGCTCTAGCTGAAGAAGAGGCCCAGAGAGAGGCGAATCGCTGTCTCAATTGCGGCGTTTGTTCCGAGTGCATGGAATGTGTTAAAGCATGCCCGGCTCAGGCTATTGACCATTCGATGGAAGACTCTTTCATGGATGTAGAAGTCGGTTCTGTTATCCTGTCAACCGGCTACGAAATGATCGACCCCAGTAAGATCAGAGGCGAATTTTCGTATGGCGTGGCGCCTAACGTACTGACTAACATGGAATTTGAGCGAATGCTCAGCGCGTCGGGGCCAAACGCCGGTGAAGTCAAGAGGCCATCTGACGACAAACACCCCAAAAAGGTAGCCTGGATTCAGTGTGTCGGATCCAGGGACGCCCAGAAGGGAATGCCGCACTGTAGTTCGATATGCTGTATGGCGTCGATTAAAGAAGCCGTTATTGCCAAGGAACACGACACCAACATCGAACCCACAATTTTTTATATGGATATCAGAGCTTACGGTAAAGATTTTGACGCCTACTATGAAAGAGCCAAAGATTCAGGCGCCGTGCGTTTCATCAGATCCATGGTGAGTCGAGTTGTAGAAGATCCATTGACCCATAATCTTCAAATCACTTACGTTGATGAGGATCAGAAATTCGTAACCGAAACCTTTGATATGGTTGTGCTTGCAGTAGGACTCAAGACCTCGGAACAGTCCATTGAAATGGCTAACAAGCTAGGGATTGGGCTGAACGAATCCAAATTCGCTGCGACCACTTCGTTTGAGCCGGTGTCCACTAACAGGCCTGGAATTTTTGTAGCAGGCATGTTTCAAGGCCCAAAAGATATTCCTCAAACCGTTATGGAGGCTTCCGCCGCAGCGGGGGCTTCTTCCAAGCTTCTTGCCGCGGCCAGGAACACCCTTGCGATCAAGCAGGAATTTCCTCCCCAGAGAGATGTCTCCGGAGAAGAACCACGAATCGGTGTCTTTATATGCCGTTGTGGAATAAACATCGCGAATGTCGTTGATGTTCCACGGGTAGTTGAACACGTAAAGACACTGCCGAATGTGGTTTTTGCAGATGAAAAATTGTTCACATGCTCTCAGGACACCCAAGAGCAGTTTCTGGAAATTATAAGAGATCACAACCTCAACCGTGTGGTCGTTTCCGCATGTAGTCCCAGAACACACGAGCCAATGTTTCAATTGACCATGGAAAAGGCCGGACTGAATCCCTACCTTTTTACGATGACCAATATCCGGGACCAGTGCTCATGGGTTCACGCTCATAACAAGGAAGGCGCCACATTGAAGGCCATGGACCTTGCCAGAATGGCAATCGCCCGAGCGAGGCGTCTGGCTCCGTTGCAGAAATCAAAGATGGATGTCGTTCATGACGCCCTTATTCTTGGTGGCGGAGTGTCCGGCATGACAGCGGCTCTCAATCTTGCGGATCAGGGCTTCTATACCTACCTCGTTGAAAAAAGCGAAAAATTCGGAGGAAACGCCCTTTTTATCGAACGGACGATTCAGGGCGAGCCGATCAAGCCGTTCATGGACGGACTGATCAACAGAGTCGAGAACCACCCGAAGATAGAGGTCTTCAAGAACTCATCATTCACAAACCTGTCAGGCCATGTGGGCCATTTCAAAGGCTCCATTATTAATGGAAACGGGAGCGAAAAAGTCATCGATTTTGGTGTCGCTGTCATTGCGACCGGCGCCGCCGAATCCAAGCCTAAGGAATATCTTTTTGGAGAAAGCAAGGCTGTCGAGACTCAGCACTCCCTCGAAGAAAGGATAATGGCCGGCGACCCCACCCTTAAGAATATAAAGAACGCCGTCTTTATTCAATGTGTTGGCTCCAGGGATGAAGAGAGACCTTACTGTTCAAAGGTTTGTTGCTCGGGTTCAGTCCGTCTCGCTAGTCGGTTGCGGGAAATAAACCCCGACGCGAAAATATACATTCTGTTCAGGGATCTAAGGACCTATGGATTGCTTGAAAAGTTTTACACTGAATCGAGAAAGACGGGCGCCATATTTGTCAGGTTTGACCCCGAAAGCAAGCCGGTGTGTGAACTGGCGGGAGACAAGGTCAAGGTTACTGTTAAAGATCCTACGCTTAATACGGATATGACCATAATGGCTGACCTGGTGACTCTGGCTGCGGGCATAGATCCTGCCGAGACTAACAAGCAGATGGGTCAGCTTTTCAAGGTGACCGTAAACTCATACGGTTATTTTGTTGAAGCCCACATGAAACTTAGACCAGTGGATTTCACCACTGAGGGCGTTTTTCTGGCCGGAATGGCGCATTATCCAAAACCGATCGATGAGTCTATCGCGCAGGCGACGGCCGCCGCCCAAAGGGCGTCAATATTGATCAGTCAGGAACAACTGACGTTCCCGGGAGTCATATCGAAGGTTGACCCCGATAAATGCGCAGTGTGCCTGACATGTGTGCGGTTATGTCCTTACGGCGCTCCGTTTATCAATGAGGACCACAAGGCTGAAATAGTGCCTGCTTTGTGTCAGGGATGTGGGATATGTTCATCCGTTTGTCCGGGCAACGCGATCGATCTCCAACATTTCAGGGATGATCAGGTTTTCGCTGAGATTGACACTTTGCTGGTCAAAGAGGCTTCTTAA